A window from Primulina huaijiensis isolate GDHJ02 chromosome 11, ASM1229523v2, whole genome shotgun sequence encodes these proteins:
- the LOC140988663 gene encoding protein CHROMATIN REMODELING 4-like isoform X2 — protein MCCQRHASLESVNHLDPVSKRARTKITIRRSKTETESSATDKFTKTFESSAVGKKHSSDKGKSSLSHLGQIVEHLDSSSDCAHNNHQNHMVQDCSMDDSSSFGGIDKKLDGSSSHKQAEKLAIPAEGSLSLSKKKKSTADVESYEMKPEASSEKISPENKPVLALEAATRAARKRKHRAYSHDNEKKHKVGKAKSGPGKGQGSATHPGASKSKGQCKIIVHKASSTSLNRNGGEDVIDILPMDEVVPMEAAPYSLETREAEKITVEHAADEEHVLEIQQVDRVVGCRVKVDNIDFVCGAAVINKNEALLGESLVSEDLCTLSEENPCAEMRLDAKELLLGKTFVAEDPSKLSKEIPSCEMHLDAVGDGNSGEDHQDVASCSDGARNLKTNMNKGKLQVYRRSAAKECKEKSLTDTLRRDTKGSDSMVLDNNKDRGSKLCVGAPTDEVVSEVEKSMTILETCHINGGLKDSHTSGTSKSFLTQYLDENGSTKEEKRVTRLGIAPKKKFLESRLVEAGSTTVSFEFLVKWVGKSHLHNSWIPESELKILARRKLENFKSKYGTASVNLCEEQWKMPHRVIATRSSIAGSNEAYVKWKGLPYDECTWERMDEPAIAKSFHLIDRFLRFEQQTLENESAKLDSTQDKNDFPPSEVINLMEQPKELVGGSLFPHQLEALNWLRKSWHKSRNVILADEMGLGKTVSACAFVSSLYFEFKARLPCLVLVPLSTMPNWMSEFTLWAPHLNAVEYHGNTKARAIIRQYEWHACDPRGKNKPSAYKFNVLLTTYEMVLCDSMYLRGVPWEVLVVDEGHRLKNSGSKLFGLLNTFTFHHRVLLTGTPLQNNIGEMYNLLNFLQQASFPSLSLFEEKFNDLTTAEKVEELKKLVAPHMLRRLKKDAMQNIPPKTERVVPVELSSIQAEYYRAMLTKNYQILRNIGKGVPQQSMLNIVMQLRKVCNHPYLIPGTEPESGSLEFLHEMRIKASAKLTLLHSMLKLLHKEDHRVLIFSQMTKLLDILEDYLTIEFGPKTYERVDGSVPVANRQAAITRFNQDKSRFVFLLSTRSCGLGINLATADTVIIYDSDFNPHADIQAMNRAHRIGQSNRLLVYRLVVRASVEERILQLAKKKLMLDQLFVNKSGSQKEVEDILKWGTEELFSDSSSIIGKDGDIHINKDDSLTEIEHNNRRTGGLGDVYKDKCADCSNTITWDENAISKLLDRSDLQSDSADDNTEIELENDMLGSVKSLEWNDEPTEEQAGMMSGLVTNKDTTLPSSENKDDISVGVIEENEWDRLLRVRWEKYQNEEEAALGRGKRQRKAVSYREAYVAHPIEALTGNVTGEEPEPEPEPEREYTPAGRALKEKYTKLRSRQKERLAQRNKKGSLAQLQGSYMLELMPQFPPFHSQEGKKMEVSVQPVEEKTPDTELEDESHGQMMEPNSMTDSNLKLGRMSKHKSNFILQPSVISSDRYMSEVFMTNDQLHNACSIDILLHNLPPVIGLCAPNAPKRMDPLQRKMSKSYQRQTKQGLGVEFPMTSTSSPSGMSNEMTVNGHESIPTRYKFPDFSSGTSRFPRSNVTDMHLPFTSHSLNVLKGKASADHSRNPGAINSDFQEQMLLSKLPFDEKQMPRYSLPGGNLPNMNPDLLPSLSLGSRVADSNDGVHGLHLPMFPSLKFPPDPPKYNQQEQYLSPALGSSQMPSAFASFPENHRKVLENIILRTGSGSNGLLMKKSEIDIWLEDELDHLWIGVRRHGKGRWEAMLRDPRLKFSKFRTSEDLSARWEEEEIKIFEGPRLPGSNSLKPLKSVNPLFSGISEGMMARALHGACSDGMMTRVLHGTKYNDPLKFQTHLTDMRLALGGLASGAQQSEPSDTALPTWSADKFSKFFSRDFFGGTIQGSVASSSTDNESPFILSSFGSIYLDSHGLQQRDKLKNATRMKMMPDLHNVGNSEPGGSPQVTDCGKVRSYSESKGKEEVARCTSPKDNLPHWLREAVNAPGKAFEPELPSAVSAVAQSVRVLYGEGSSKIPPFLVPGPPPLKPMDPLSVLKKNRKKKKRLHTPNKSSQGIVNSFPANHDIEHVGSTSVAGMLELPKSEASGFPWIDGNLNLPPRDDKINPFSSSVMPTALKKAVVCLSPSPEVPELAGSRVAPGPPPGTPPISINSLVAKSSSVDQQGTEREAKEV, from the exons ATGTGTTGTCAGAGACATGCTTCACTGGAGTCTGTGAACCATCTGGATCCAGTTTCAAAAAGAGCACGAACAAAGATAACAATTCGAAGgtcaaaaactgaaactgaatcaTCTGCAACTGACAAATTTACTAAAACATTTGAAAGTTCTGCAGTTGGGAAGAAACACAGTTCAGATAAAGGAAAATCATCCTTGTCTCATCTTGGCCAAATAGTTGAACATTTGGATAGTTCCTCCGATTGTGCACACAATAACCATCAGAATCATATGGTTCAAGATTGTTCAATGGATGATAGTTCTTCTTTTGGTGGCATTGATAAGAAACTAGATGGATCTAGTTCTCATAAACAAGCAGAGAAGCTAGCAATTCCTGCTGAAGGATCCTTGTCCTTgtcgaagaaaaaaaaatcaactgcGGATGTGGAATCTTATGAGATGAAACCTGAAGCATCATCTGAAAAAATATCACCTGAAAACAAACCTGTCCTTGCATTGGAAGCTGCCACTCGAGCTGCCCGAAAGAGAAAGCATAGAGCTTACTCTCATGATAATGAGAAGAAACATAAAGTTGGCAAGGCCAAATCTGGTCCCGGAAAAGGTCAAGGGAGTGCCACACACCCAGGAGCTTCAAAATCCAAGGGACAATGTAAAATAATTGTCCACAAGGCTAGTTCAACTTCATTAAATCGGAATGGAGGCGAAGATGTCATTGATATCCTACCAATGGATGAG GTGGTTCCTATGGAAGCAGCCCCTTATTCACTTGAAACACGGGAAGCAGAAAAAATTACAGTTGAACATGCAGCAGATGAAGAGCATGTTCTTGAAATCCAGCAG GTGGATCGGGTGGTTGGTTGTCGAGTTAAAGTTGATAACATAGATTTTGTTTGTGGTGCTGCGGTGATCAACAAAAATGAGGCACTTTTAGGTGAATCGTTGGTTTCAGAAGATCTATGTACACTGTCTGAGGAAAATCCCTGCGCTGAGATGCGATTGGATGCAAAGGAGCTCCTTTTAGGGAAGACATTTGTTGCAGAAGATCCAAGTAAACTATCAAAGGAAATTCCCAGTTGTGAGATGCATTTGGATGCGGTTGGTGACGGAAACTCAGGAGAGGACCATCAGGATGTTGCCAGCTGTTCCGATGGAGCAAGAAACTTAAAAACTAATATGAATAAAGGCAAGCTACAGGTTTACAGAAGATCAGCAGCCAAAGAATGTAAAGAGAAAAGTTTGACAGATACTTTGAGAAGAGACACTAAAGGTTCTGATTCCATGGTGCTGGATAACAATAAAGATAGAGGCAGTAAATTGTGTGTCGGTGCACCAACTGATGAGGTGGTTTCGGAGGTTGAGAAGAGTATGACAATCTTGGAGACTTGTCACATTAATGGTGGTTTGAAGGACAGTCACACCTCTGGAACTTCAAAGAGCTTTCTAACAcaatatttggatgaaaatgGAAGCACAAAGGAGGAAAAAAGGGTCACAAGATTGGGCATtgctccaaaaaaaaaattcctagaGTCTCGCTTGGTTGAAGCTGGATCCACCACTGTCTCGTTTGAGTTTTTGGTGAAATGGGTTGGGAAATCGCATCTTCATAACAGCTGGATTCCCGAATCTGAGCTGAAAATTCTTGCCAGACGAAAATTGGAAAATTTCAAGTCAAAGTATGGTACAGCTTCAGTGAATCTATGTGAGGAACAATGGAAGATGCCACATCGAGTAATCGCTACCCGGTCCTCTATTGCTGGTTCAAACGAAGCATACGTAAAATGGAAAGGTCTTCCTTATGATGAATGCACTTGGGAAAGAATGGACGAACCTGCTATTGCAAAATCATTTCACTTAATTGATAGATTCTTGAGGTTTGAACAGCAAACCTTGGAGAATGAGAGTGCGAAGCTTGACTCTACACAAGACAAAAATGACTTCCCACCAAGTGAGGTAATCAATCTCATGGAACAGCCTAAAGAACTAGTTGGAGGTTCTTTGTTTCCACATCAGTTGGAAGCGTTGAATTGGTTACGAAAAAGCTGGCATAAATCAAGAAATGTGATACTTGCTGATGAAATGGGGCTTGGAAAAACGGTGTCAGCTTGTGCTTTCGTCTCATCtttatatttcgaatttaaagCTAGACTTCCTTGTTTGGTTTTGGTTCCTCTATCGACAATGCCCAACTGGATGTCAGAATTTACACTTTGGGCTCCTCATCTCAATGCCGTAGAATATCATGGGAACACGAAAGCTAGAGCCATAATTCGCCAATATGAATGGCATGCCTGTGATCCCCGTGGAAAAAACAAACCATCTGCTTACAAATTTAATGTTCTCTTAACTACTTATGAAATGGTTTTATGTGATTCTATGTATCTACGAGGAGTTCCCTGGGAAGTTCTTGTGGTTGATGAGGGTCACCGCCTAAAAAATTCTGGCAGTAAGCTATTTGGCTTACTGAATACATTTACATTCCACCATCGAGTACTGTTGACTGGCACTCCTCTTCAGAACAATATTGGCGAGATGTACAATTTACTCAATTTTCTGCAGCAAGCTTCTTTTCCTTCTCTTTCATTATTTGAGGAGAAATTTAATGATCTAACTACCGCAGAAAAGGTGGAGGAACTGAAGAAACTTGTTGCTCCACACATGCTCCGCAGGCTTAAAAAGGATGCCATGCAGAATATTCCCCCTAAGACTGAACGAGTGGTTCCTGTCGAGTTATCATCAATTCAGGCAGAATATTACCGTGCCATGCTCACAAAAAACTATCAAATATTGCGCAACATAGGAAAAGGGGTTCCGCAACAATCGATGCTGAATATTGTGATGCAGTTGAGGAAGGTTTGCAATCATCCTTATCTCATACCAGGCACTGAGCCTGAATCTGGATCATTGGAATTTCTTCACGAAATGCGAATAAAAGCTTCAGCTAAGCTGACTCTGCTGCATTCTATGCTTAAATTGTTACACAAAGAAGATCATAGAGTCCTTATCTTTTCACAGATGACCAAGTTACTTGATATCCTTGAGGATTACCTGACTATTGAATTTGGGCCTAAGACATATGAGAGAGTTGATGGCTCTGTTCCTGTAGCCAATCGGCAAGCAGCAATAACACGTTTCAATCAAGACAAGAGTAGATTTGTGTTTCTTTTATCTACGCGCTCTTGTGGCCTTGGCATTAACTTGGCAACTGCTGATACTGTAATTATCTATGATTCAGATTTCAATCCACATGCAGATATCCAAGCTATGAACCGAGCACATCGAATAGGGCAGTCAAACCGACTTCTCGTGTACAGGCTTGTTGTCCGTGCTAGTGTTGAAGAGCGTATATTGCAGCTTGCAAAGAAAAAGCTCATGTTAGACCAACTCTTTGTGAACAAGTCTGGGTCACAAAAGGAGGTGGAAGACATCTTAAAATGGGGCACAGAAGAACTTTTTAGTGATTCATCTTCGATTATCGGAAAAGATGGTGACATCCACATCAATAAAGATGATTCACTTACAGAAATAGAGCATAATAATAGGAGGACTGGTGGTCTTGGGGATGTATACAAAGACAAATGTGCTGATTGTAGCAATACGATCACATGGGATGAAAATGCCATTTCGAAATTGTTGGACCGCTCAGACCTGCAGTCTGATTCAGCCGATGATAATACTGAAATCGAGCTGGAGAATGACATGCTTGGTTCAGTGAAG TCACTTGAATGGAATGATGAGCCTACAGAAGAACAAGCTGGAATGATGTCAGGACTTGTGACTAATAAAGACACGACTCTACCAAGTTCTGAAAATAAAGATGATATTTCTGTTGGCGTCATTGAAGAGAATGAATGGGATAGGCTACTGCGAGTTAG ATGGGAGAAATATCAAAATGAGGAGGAAGCAGCTCTTGGTCGAGGAAAACGCCAGAGAAAAGCTGTTTCATATAGGGAGGCATATGTCGCTCATCCTATTGAAGCACTGACTGGA AATGTTACTGGGGAAGAACCAGAGCCTGAACCAGAGCCTGAGCGGGAGTACACACCAGCTGGACGAGCTCTTAAAGAAAAATA TACCAAGCTTCGTTCTAGACAAAAAGAAAGATTGGCCCAAAGGAACAAGAAGGGGTCATTGGCACAGCTTCAGGGATCGTACATGCTAGAGTTGATGCCACAGTTTCCACCTTTTCATTctcaagaaggaaaaaaaatggagGTGTCAGTTCAACCTGTTGAAGAAAAAACTCCAGATACCGAATTGGAAGATGAGAGTCATGGTCAAATGATGGAACCAAATAGCATGACTGACTCAAACCTGAAGCTGGGAAGAATGTCCAAGCATAAATCTAATTTTATTCTGCAACCTTCTGTGATATCCAGTGATCGATATATGTCTGAAGTTTTCATGACCAATGACCAGTTACACAACGCATGTTCCATTGATATTTTGCTGCATAATTTACCACCCGTAATAGGATTATGTGCCCCAAATGCTCCTAAAAGAATGGATCCCCTGCAGAGGAAAATGTCAAAATCCTACCAAAGACAAACCAAGCAAGGGCTTGGAGTTGAGTTCCCAATGACATCTACTAGTTCTCCCTCTGGCATGTCGAATGAGATGACTGTTAATGGTCATGAGTCAATCCCAACCCGGTATAAATTTCCTGATTTTTCATCCGGAACTTCTCGATTTCCACGGAGTAACGTCACGGATATGCATCTACCATTCACTTCC CATTCATTGAATGTCCTGAAAGGTAAAGCATCTGCGGATCATTCTAGAAACCCTGGTGCAATTAATTCTGATTTCCAAGAACAAATGCTATTGTCCAAACTACCGTTTGATGAGAAGCAGATGCCTAGATATTCACTTCCCGGTGGAAACTTGCCAAATATGAATCCTGACTTGCTCCCAAGCTTATCACTGGGATCTAGAGTTGCAGACTCAAATGATGGTGTCCATGGTCTCCATCTTCCCATGTTTCCAAGTCTCAAATTTCCACCAGATCCACCCAAgtataatcaacaagaacaatATTTATCTCCAGCATTGGGCTCAAGCCAGATGCCATCAGCATTTGCGTCATTTCCTGAAAACCATAGGAAGGTTCTTGAGAACATCATTCTAAGGACTGGATCTGGATCAAACGGCCTGCTGATGAAGAAGTCTGAAATAGATATCTGGTTGGAGGATGAACTTGATCATCTATGGATAGGTGTTCGTAGACATGGAAAGGGAAGATGGGAGGCAATGTTACGTGATCCAAGGTTgaagttttcaaaatttagaACTTCTGAGGATTTGTCAGCTAGATGGGAGGAAGAAGAAATCAAGATCTTTGAAGGGCCAAGACTTCCGGGATCAAACTCTCTCAAGCCCCTGAAATCTGTGAATCCTCTGTTTTCTGGAATTTCGGAAGGAATGATGGCACGAGCACTGCACGGAGCTTGTTCAGATGGGATGATGACACGGGTGTTGCACGGAACAAAATACAACGATCCGTTGAAATTCCAAACGCATCTAACTGACATGAGACTTGCTCTTGGTGGTCTAGCGTCTGGAGCACAACAATCAGAACCATCTGATACAGCACTTCCAACTTGGAGTGCAGATAAGttctcaaaatttttttccAGAGACTTTTTTGGAGGAACCATTCAGGGATCAGTTGCTTCCTCCAGCACTGATAATGAGTCACCCTTTATTCTAAGCTCATTTGGATCGATTTACTTGGACTCTCATGGATTGCAGCAAAGGGACAAACTAAAGAATGCAACTAGGATGAAGATGATGCCTGACCTTCATAACGTGGGAAACAGTGAGCCTGGTGGTTCTCCTCAGGTCACTGACTGTGGGAAGGTTCGAAGTTATTCCGAGTCAAAGGGGAAGGAAGAAGTTGCTAGATGTACTTCTCCAAAAGACAATTTACCTCACTGGCTTCGAGAAGCCGTGAATGCTCCTGGTAAAGCCTTCGAACCTGAGCTGCCTTCTGCAGTGTCTGCAGTAGCACAATCTGTCAGAGTTTTGTATGGGGAAGGTTCTTCCAAAATACCTCCATTTCTAGTTCCTGGTCCACCTCCCCTAAAGCCCATGGATCCTCTGAGTGTTCTGAAGAAGAatagaaagaagaagaagaggttGCATACACCTAATAAGTCCTCTCAGGGTATTGTTAATAGCTTCCCTGCTAACCATGATATAGAACATGTAGGGTCAACTTCTGTTGCAGGAATGTTGGAGCTCCCTAAGTCAGAGGCTTCTGGATTCCCCTGGATTGATGGTAATCTTAACTTGCCTCCTCGTGATGACAAAATCAATCCTTTTTCCTCATCCGTGATGCCAACTGCTTTAAagaaagctgttgtatgcttgTCTCCTTCACCTGAAGTCCCGGAATTGGCTGGCTCTCGTGTTGCACCTGGTCCACCTCCTGGCACACCCCCAATCTCCATTAATAGCTTGGTTGCAAAGTCAAGTTCTGTTGATCAACAAGGAACAGAACGGGAAGCTAAGGAGGTATAA